The following proteins are encoded in a genomic region of Oncorhynchus kisutch isolate 150728-3 linkage group LG4, Okis_V2, whole genome shotgun sequence:
- the arid3a gene encoding AT-rich interactive domain-containing protein 3A: MKLQAVMENLHRQQRAKLLMELEQQQLQQDGSPQGHGRTTAGVGDQLMGSPTPESEHAQMAALAAMRAVAAGLQRASDSPMSERSCGGEDEEEEDDDEEEEGEQYKDMMGSEEEEMIKQKWDEEDFEGEMEEDYEDELVDEGLPTGREALALLLPHRQLHAHSQLLKQARPHTGTCPDQEPRVAILPPHGSHSQLGGQDHGDWTYEEQFRQLYELDGDPKRKEFLDDLFSFMQKRGTPVNRIPIMAKQVLDLYMLYQLVTEKGGLVEVINKKLWREITKGLNLPTSITSAAFTLRTQYMKYLYPYECDKRSLSNPNELQAAIDCNRREGRRQSFGSSLFTYSPNGTPTMLSSPKMSMQNMGMNVATNGGHSLTPIQKIKKEEEGDQPVSGLGFMSRHPLVGNSVAVQAAAAQLAALEQLRDRLEAGEPPEKKIALPAEKHQRLLQRALQHNLLARTAQIPMNIRINNQDGRQDSALNLTTNGMSSISMSVELNGVMYTGVLFAQAAGSASSGPSGSSSNSKAPGGHSGS, from the exons ATGAAGCTTCAAGCCGTGATGGAGAACCTGCACAGGCAGCAGAGGGCCAAGTTGCTGATGGAACtggagcaacagcagctgcagcaGGACGGCTCTCCGCAGGGTCACGGCCGGACCACCGCTGGCGTTGGGGACCAGCTGATGGGAAGCCCCACCCCGGAGTCAGAGCACGCCCAGATGGCGGCCTTGGCAGCCATGAGGGCGGTGGCGGCCGGGCTGCAGAGGGCCTCAGACAGCCCCATGTCAGAGCGCAGCTGCGGGGGAGAGGacgaggaagaagaggatgatgatgaggaggaggaaggggagcagTACAAAGATATGATGGGCTCTGAGGAAGAGGAGATGAT AAAGCAGAAGTGGGATGAGGAGGACtttgagggggagatggaggaggactaTGAGGACGAGCTGGTGGACGAGGGGCTTCCCACGGGCCGGGAGGCGCTGGCCCTGCTGCTGCCTCACCGTCAGCTGCACGCCCACTCCCAGCTGCTGAAGCAGGCCCGGCCCCACACCGGGACCTGCCCAGACCAGGAACCCAGAGTGGCCATCCTCCCCCCACACGGATCCCACAGCCAGCTGGGCGGCCAGGACCACGGAGACTGGACTTACGAAGAGCAGTTTAgacag cTCTACGAACTAGATGGAGACCCAAAGAGAAAAGAGTTTCTGGATGACCTATTCAGCTTCATGCAAAAGAGAG GAACCCCTGTGAACAGGATCCCCATCATGGCCAAGCAGGTCCTAGACCTGTACATGCTGTACCAGCTGGTGACAGAGAAGGGAGGCCTGGTGGAGGTCATCAACAAGAAGCTGTGGAGAGAGATCACTAAAGGACTCAACCTGCCTACCTCAATTACCAGTGCAGCCTTTACTCTCAGGACaca GTACATGAAGTACCTGTATCCATACGAATGTGACAAGAGGAGCCTCAGCAACCCCAACGAGCTCCAGGCAGCTATCGACTGTAACCGACGGGAGGGCCGCCGGCAGAGCTTCGGCAGCTCACTCTTCACCTACTCCCCCAATGGGACCCCCACCATGCTGTCCTCCCCCAAGATGTCCATGCAGAACATGGGGATGAACGTGGCCACCAACGGAGGccactctctcactcccatccAAAAAATCAAGAAAG aAGAGGAGGGTGACCAGCCTGTGTCCGGCTTGGGCTTCATGTCCAGGCACCCTCTGGTTGGTAATTCGGTGGCAGTGCAGGCAGCAGCGGCCCAGTTAGCTGCTCTAGAGCAGCTGAGGGACAGACTGGAGGCAGGTGAGCCCCCGGAGAAGAAGATTGCCCTACCTGCTGAGAAGCACCAGCGGCTGCTGCAGAGAGCGCTGCAGCACAATCTGCTGGCCAGGACTGCCCAGATACCCATGAACATCCGCATCAACAACCAAG aTGGCCGACAGGACTCAGCTCTCAATCTCACAACTAATGGCATGAGCAGCATCAGTATGTCAGTGGAACTCAATGGAGTCATGTACACCG GTGTGCTTTTTGCTCAGGCAGCAGGATCAGCCTCGTCAGGGCCCTCTGGATCATCAAGTAACAGCAAAGCCCCTGGTGGGCACAGTGGATCCTAG